The following are encoded in a window of Chaetodon auriga isolate fChaAug3 chromosome 24, fChaAug3.hap1, whole genome shotgun sequence genomic DNA:
- the gpr185b gene encoding G-protein coupled receptor 12 isoform X3, producing the protein MILSLAAAAAMSSGSGSSLNSSSPLDPFDSSTSWSLAEDLSNSSSEPVVRTLTPDLQPATTAVAVQEVSPWDIALCVTGTLISCENALVIAVLFYTPTLRAPMFILIGSLAVADLLAGLGLILNFVFTYLVDSSVEFVTLLSVGLLISAFSASVLNILAITVDRYLSLYNALTYHTERTVTFTYMMVVFIWVSCLTLGLLPALGWNCLRDESTCSICRPVTKNNAVALAVTFLLVFALMMQLYLQICKIAFRHAQQIAVQHQFVAISTTKGVSTLSAILCAFGACWLPFAMYSIVADSSYPVIYTYATVLPATCCSVINPIIYAFRNPDIQKSLWMACCGCVPSNLSLRPRTSSDV; encoded by the coding sequence ATGATTCTCTCCCTGgccgcagcagcagccatgagtagcggcagcggcagcagcctcaactcctcctcccccctcgaCCCCTTcgactcctccacctcctggaGCCTGGCCGAGGACCTCTCGAACTCCTCCTCCGAGCCTGTCGTGCGaactctgacccctgacctccagCCAGCGACCACGGCTGTAGCCGTCCAGGAGGTCAGCCCGTGGGATATCGCGCTCTGCGTGACGGGGACGCTCATCTCCTGCGAGAACGCTCTGGTGATCGCCGTGCTGTTCTACACGCCGACGCTCCGCGCTCCGATGTTCATCTTGATCGGATCGCTGGCGGTGGCGGATCTTCTGGCCGGCCTGGGCCTCATCTTGAACTTTGTCTTCACCTATCTGGTCGACAGCTCGGTGGAGTTTGTGACGCTGCTGTCGGTTGGACTGCTCATCTCGGCCTTCTCGGCGTCCGTCCTCAACATTCTCGCCATCACGGTAGACCGATACCTGTCGCTGTACAACGCCCTGACCTACCACACCGAACGGACGGTCACCTTCACCTACATGATGGTGGTCTTCATCTGGGTGTCGTGTCTCACGCTGGGCTTGCTGCCGGCGCTCGGCTGGAACTGTCTGAGGGACGAGTCCACGTGCAGCATCTGCCGGCCCGTCACCAAAAACAACGCCGTGGCGCTCGCCGTCACCTTCCTGCTCGTCTTCGCCCTGATGATGCAGCTCTACCTGCAAATCTGCAAGATCGCCTTCCGCCACGCGCAGCAGATCGCTGTGCAGCACCAGTTCGTGGCCATCTCCACCACCAAAGGCGTCTCCACACTGTCGGCCATCCTGTGTGCCTTCGGAGCGTGCTGGCTGCCGTTTGCCATGTACTCCATCGTGGCTGACTCCAGCTACCCCGTGATATACACCTACGCCACAGTCCTCCCCgccacctgctgctctgtgatcaACCCCATCATCTATGCGTTCCGAAACCCGGACATCCAGAAGTCGCTGTGGATGGCCTGCTGTGGGTGCGTCCCGTCCAACCTCTCCCTCAGACCCAGGACCTCCAGTGACGTGTAG
- the gpr185b gene encoding G-protein coupled receptor 12 isoform X1, whose product MMGLTVRKLNVFFGVRHLPAMILSLAAAAAMSSGSGSSLNSSSPLDPFDSSTSWSLAEDLSNSSSEPVVRTLTPDLQPATTAVAVQEVSPWDIALCVTGTLISCENALVIAVLFYTPTLRAPMFILIGSLAVADLLAGLGLILNFVFTYLVDSSVEFVTLLSVGLLISAFSASVLNILAITVDRYLSLYNALTYHTERTVTFTYMMVVFIWVSCLTLGLLPALGWNCLRDESTCSICRPVTKNNAVALAVTFLLVFALMMQLYLQICKIAFRHAQQIAVQHQFVAISTTKGVSTLSAILCAFGACWLPFAMYSIVADSSYPVIYTYATVLPATCCSVINPIIYAFRNPDIQKSLWMACCGCVPSNLSLRPRTSSDV is encoded by the exons ATGATGGGTTTGACTGTGAGGAAGCTGAACGTCTTCTTCGGCGTCCGGCATCTTCCCG CTATGATTCTCTCCCTGgccgcagcagcagccatgagtagcggcagcggcagcagcctcaactcctcctcccccctcgaCCCCTTcgactcctccacctcctggaGCCTGGCCGAGGACCTCTCGAACTCCTCCTCCGAGCCTGTCGTGCGaactctgacccctgacctccagCCAGCGACCACGGCTGTAGCCGTCCAGGAGGTCAGCCCGTGGGATATCGCGCTCTGCGTGACGGGGACGCTCATCTCCTGCGAGAACGCTCTGGTGATCGCCGTGCTGTTCTACACGCCGACGCTCCGCGCTCCGATGTTCATCTTGATCGGATCGCTGGCGGTGGCGGATCTTCTGGCCGGCCTGGGCCTCATCTTGAACTTTGTCTTCACCTATCTGGTCGACAGCTCGGTGGAGTTTGTGACGCTGCTGTCGGTTGGACTGCTCATCTCGGCCTTCTCGGCGTCCGTCCTCAACATTCTCGCCATCACGGTAGACCGATACCTGTCGCTGTACAACGCCCTGACCTACCACACCGAACGGACGGTCACCTTCACCTACATGATGGTGGTCTTCATCTGGGTGTCGTGTCTCACGCTGGGCTTGCTGCCGGCGCTCGGCTGGAACTGTCTGAGGGACGAGTCCACGTGCAGCATCTGCCGGCCCGTCACCAAAAACAACGCCGTGGCGCTCGCCGTCACCTTCCTGCTCGTCTTCGCCCTGATGATGCAGCTCTACCTGCAAATCTGCAAGATCGCCTTCCGCCACGCGCAGCAGATCGCTGTGCAGCACCAGTTCGTGGCCATCTCCACCACCAAAGGCGTCTCCACACTGTCGGCCATCCTGTGTGCCTTCGGAGCGTGCTGGCTGCCGTTTGCCATGTACTCCATCGTGGCTGACTCCAGCTACCCCGTGATATACACCTACGCCACAGTCCTCCCCgccacctgctgctctgtgatcaACCCCATCATCTATGCGTTCCGAAACCCGGACATCCAGAAGTCGCTGTGGATGGCCTGCTGTGGGTGCGTCCCGTCCAACCTCTCCCTCAGACCCAGGACCTCCAGTGACGTGTAG
- the gpr185b gene encoding G-protein coupled receptor 12 isoform X2, translating into MPMILSLAAAAAMSSGSGSSLNSSSPLDPFDSSTSWSLAEDLSNSSSEPVVRTLTPDLQPATTAVAVQEVSPWDIALCVTGTLISCENALVIAVLFYTPTLRAPMFILIGSLAVADLLAGLGLILNFVFTYLVDSSVEFVTLLSVGLLISAFSASVLNILAITVDRYLSLYNALTYHTERTVTFTYMMVVFIWVSCLTLGLLPALGWNCLRDESTCSICRPVTKNNAVALAVTFLLVFALMMQLYLQICKIAFRHAQQIAVQHQFVAISTTKGVSTLSAILCAFGACWLPFAMYSIVADSSYPVIYTYATVLPATCCSVINPIIYAFRNPDIQKSLWMACCGCVPSNLSLRPRTSSDV; encoded by the exons ATGC CTATGATTCTCTCCCTGgccgcagcagcagccatgagtagcggcagcggcagcagcctcaactcctcctcccccctcgaCCCCTTcgactcctccacctcctggaGCCTGGCCGAGGACCTCTCGAACTCCTCCTCCGAGCCTGTCGTGCGaactctgacccctgacctccagCCAGCGACCACGGCTGTAGCCGTCCAGGAGGTCAGCCCGTGGGATATCGCGCTCTGCGTGACGGGGACGCTCATCTCCTGCGAGAACGCTCTGGTGATCGCCGTGCTGTTCTACACGCCGACGCTCCGCGCTCCGATGTTCATCTTGATCGGATCGCTGGCGGTGGCGGATCTTCTGGCCGGCCTGGGCCTCATCTTGAACTTTGTCTTCACCTATCTGGTCGACAGCTCGGTGGAGTTTGTGACGCTGCTGTCGGTTGGACTGCTCATCTCGGCCTTCTCGGCGTCCGTCCTCAACATTCTCGCCATCACGGTAGACCGATACCTGTCGCTGTACAACGCCCTGACCTACCACACCGAACGGACGGTCACCTTCACCTACATGATGGTGGTCTTCATCTGGGTGTCGTGTCTCACGCTGGGCTTGCTGCCGGCGCTCGGCTGGAACTGTCTGAGGGACGAGTCCACGTGCAGCATCTGCCGGCCCGTCACCAAAAACAACGCCGTGGCGCTCGCCGTCACCTTCCTGCTCGTCTTCGCCCTGATGATGCAGCTCTACCTGCAAATCTGCAAGATCGCCTTCCGCCACGCGCAGCAGATCGCTGTGCAGCACCAGTTCGTGGCCATCTCCACCACCAAAGGCGTCTCCACACTGTCGGCCATCCTGTGTGCCTTCGGAGCGTGCTGGCTGCCGTTTGCCATGTACTCCATCGTGGCTGACTCCAGCTACCCCGTGATATACACCTACGCCACAGTCCTCCCCgccacctgctgctctgtgatcaACCCCATCATCTATGCGTTCCGAAACCCGGACATCCAGAAGTCGCTGTGGATGGCCTGCTGTGGGTGCGTCCCGTCCAACCTCTCCCTCAGACCCAGGACCTCCAGTGACGTGTAG